Proteins encoded within one genomic window of Companilactobacillus zhachilii:
- a CDS encoding NAD(P)-dependent alcohol dehydrogenase, whose product MEKVKALVADHSAFDSFHHTVITRRSLRADDVAIDIKYCGICHSDIAQVEMIDSFQHPVVPGHEITGIVSAVGANVKDHKVGDRVGVGCFVDSCGKCKYCKAGQEQFCEKGVVAVFNAPDYEGNITAGGYSQSLVVKDHFVLDIPDNLDLADASPLLCAGITTYNPLKRYGVGKGSKVAVVGLGGLGHIAVQFASKMGAEVTVLGHSESKRNEANQFGATSYEILKSDQDFDKLAGKFDFILNTVAVKLNLDNYLKLLNVNGIFCFVGLTAEEQEFNILNMFNKQATMTVSNVGGIAMTQEMLNFAAENDVRPMIEMIGIDDVPEAYQRVIDSDVHYRFVIDMSTLD is encoded by the coding sequence TTGGAAAAAGTAAAAGCTTTAGTAGCAGATCATTCAGCATTTGATTCATTTCATCATACAGTTATAACAAGACGTTCATTAAGAGCTGATGATGTAGCAATTGATATAAAATATTGTGGTATTTGTCATTCAGATATTGCTCAGGTTGAGATGATAGATAGTTTTCAACATCCAGTTGTACCAGGACATGAGATTACAGGAATAGTTAGTGCAGTTGGCGCAAACGTTAAAGATCACAAAGTTGGTGACCGTGTTGGGGTAGGTTGTTTCGTGGATTCTTGCGGTAAGTGCAAATATTGTAAAGCGGGACAAGAGCAGTTTTGTGAAAAGGGTGTTGTCGCAGTATTCAATGCCCCAGATTATGAAGGTAATATCACCGCTGGTGGATATTCACAATCATTAGTTGTTAAAGATCATTTTGTATTGGATATTCCAGATAATCTTGATTTAGCGGATGCTAGTCCCTTGTTGTGTGCAGGAATCACGACTTATAATCCATTAAAACGTTATGGTGTTGGTAAGGGTTCCAAAGTCGCAGTCGTCGGATTAGGTGGCTTAGGTCATATTGCAGTTCAGTTTGCTAGCAAAATGGGTGCAGAAGTTACTGTTTTGGGTCATTCCGAAAGCAAACGTAATGAAGCTAATCAATTTGGGGCCACTAGTTATGAAATTTTGAAATCTGATCAAGATTTTGATAAATTAGCAGGAAAATTTGATTTTATTTTAAATACAGTTGCAGTTAAATTGAATTTAGATAATTACTTAAAGTTATTGAATGTTAATGGTATCTTTTGTTTCGTTGGTTTAACGGCAGAAGAACAAGAGTTTAATATTTTAAATATGTTTAACAAACAGGCTACGATGACGGTTTCCAATGTAGGTGGCATTGCCATGACACAAGAAATGTTAAATTTTGCGGCTGAAAATGATGTTAGACCTATGATTGAAATGATAGGGATTGACGATGTTCCAGAAGCTTATCAACGTGTGATAGATAGTGATGTACATTATCGATTTGTGATTGATATGAGTACTTTAGATTAA
- a CDS encoding helix-turn-helix domain-containing protein, which translates to MSSFNKTPNEFLNDYRMSLATMLLTDSKQTLADISDTCGFQTASYFGRRFKQSFGTTPKQYRMKIMNK; encoded by the coding sequence ATGTCGTCTTTTAATAAGACTCCCAATGAGTTTCTGAATGATTATCGAATGTCGCTGGCGACAATGCTTTTGACGGATTCAAAGCAGACTTTGGCAGATATTTCTGATACGTGTGGATTCCAAACTGCGAGTTATTTTGGTAGACGATTTAAGCAGTCATTCGGTACGACACCAAAACAGTACCGAATGAAAATCATGAATAAATAG
- a CDS encoding Cof-type HAD-IIB family hydrolase: protein MYKMIVCDLDETLMNDDGSLSDKNAKAIQAATAKGVHFVVNSGRSYTSFQNDLETMHLRDQPNEYSISYNGGLVLENKNNKPLIINAMPFDVAKAVFEVGAADHNAATHVYTQNKLYIYNPTSDDSNYLKTRGVSYEVMDEPEFNQFKDQNIMKVIMALPTVDERKAMRDAVLNKVDASKLAVTFSSGRYVEFNPAGIDKGSASVQLGKLLDIKPEEIIAAGDNSNDLPMLKVVGLPVSVANGIDTVKAAAKYVTKANNNQDALAEVIDKFVLK, encoded by the coding sequence ATGTATAAAATGATTGTGTGTGATCTTGATGAAACGTTAATGAATGATGATGGAAGTTTGTCTGATAAAAATGCTAAAGCAATTCAAGCGGCTACAGCTAAAGGGGTTCATTTTGTTGTAAACTCCGGTCGTAGCTATACGTCATTTCAAAATGATTTAGAAACAATGCACTTACGTGACCAACCGAATGAGTATTCAATTTCATATAATGGTGGGTTAGTTTTAGAAAATAAAAATAATAAACCATTAATTATCAATGCGATGCCATTTGACGTTGCCAAAGCAGTCTTTGAAGTTGGAGCAGCTGATCACAACGCGGCTACTCATGTCTATACGCAAAATAAATTGTATATTTATAATCCAACAAGTGATGATTCAAATTATTTGAAGACACGTGGCGTATCTTATGAAGTAATGGACGAGCCTGAATTTAATCAATTCAAGGACCAAAATATTATGAAAGTTATTATGGCTTTACCAACGGTCGACGAACGTAAGGCAATGCGTGATGCTGTTTTAAACAAAGTCGATGCAAGTAAATTGGCGGTTACTTTTTCTTCCGGTCGCTATGTTGAATTTAATCCGGCTGGAATTGATAAAGGTAGTGCCTCAGTTCAATTGGGTAAATTACTTGATATCAAGCCAGAAGAGATTATTGCGGCAGGTGATAATAGTAATGATTTACCAATGTTAAAAGTAGTGGGTCTACCAGTCAGTGTTGCTAACGGAATTGATACTGTGAAAGCTGCTGCTAAGTATGTGACAAAGGCCAATAATAACCAAGATGCTTTGGCTGAAGTTATCGATAAATTTGTTTTGAAATAA
- a CDS encoding aldo/keto reductase, translated as MYTASKNRYENNSVRHAGKTGLMLPPISLGLWRHFGSADPFSDRRDVILHAFDKGVFHFDVANHYGDGNVGFGSSEELLGQILKNDLKPYRDELVISTKVGYEIHDGPYGIGTSRKSLLQGINDSLARLNLDYVDIYYAHRYDDKTPIEETVRALDDIVRSGKALYVGVSNYEVPELKKAIALFKQLGTPFVLDQMSMNLLNDHVEKSGIAQVLRDNGAGAIAYGPLCEGLLSDRYLGGISKDFNIHHTNASLLDNGPEALVAKLNKLNDIAKERNQTLSQMSLAWLLRDPVVASVIIGTTSNDHLDENLKALDNLQFSTDEVEQIDKLIK; from the coding sequence ATGTACACTGCATCAAAAAATCGTTATGAAAATAATTCAGTTCGCCACGCTGGTAAGACTGGTTTAATGTTACCACCAATTTCGCTAGGATTATGGCGTCACTTCGGTAGTGCTGATCCATTTAGTGATCGCCGTGATGTGATTTTACATGCTTTTGACAAAGGGGTATTTCATTTTGACGTTGCTAATCACTATGGTGACGGCAATGTCGGTTTCGGTAGTTCCGAGGAATTACTGGGACAAATTTTGAAGAATGATTTGAAACCTTATCGTGATGAACTAGTTATTTCCACTAAGGTGGGCTATGAAATTCATGATGGTCCTTACGGAATTGGAACTTCACGCAAGTCACTATTACAAGGTATCAACGATTCCTTAGCTAGACTTAATTTGGATTATGTTGATATTTATTATGCTCATCGTTACGATGATAAGACTCCAATTGAAGAGACCGTTAGAGCATTAGATGATATCGTTCGTTCTGGTAAAGCTTTATATGTTGGCGTTTCAAACTATGAAGTTCCTGAATTGAAGAAGGCCATTGCCTTATTCAAACAACTTGGCACCCCATTTGTTTTAGATCAAATGAGTATGAATCTTTTAAATGACCACGTAGAAAAAAGCGGAATTGCTCAAGTGCTTCGAGACAATGGCGCTGGTGCAATCGCCTATGGTCCACTTTGTGAAGGACTATTATCTGACCGTTACCTTGGTGGAATTTCAAAGGATTTCAATATTCATCATACAAATGCCAGTTTACTCGATAACGGACCGGAAGCATTAGTCGCAAAATTGAATAAATTAAACGATATTGCCAAGGAACGTAACCAAACACTTAGTCAAATGTCATTAGCTTGGTTATTACGTGATCCCGTTGTTGCCAGTGTCATTATTGGAACAACAAGTAACGACCATCTGGACGAAAATCTCAAAGCACTAGATAATCTCCAATTCTCAACTGATGAAGTTGAACAAATCGATAAATTAATCAAGTAA
- a CDS encoding UPF0158 family protein, translating to MNVKFSEVLEAIKGAGDDVNYYYDKKTQTISFTSEYDDEEADDIEDDFDSHIMLPSKYDINDYHIMEEFIWNLKDEGQQSQLENAINGRGAFHYFRNLVDQFGITQEWYDFQDATYKNIACAWCEENKLNIIDK from the coding sequence ATGAATGTAAAATTTAGCGAAGTTCTTGAAGCAATTAAAGGTGCAGGGGATGATGTAAATTACTATTATGATAAAAAGACCCAAACTATTTCTTTTACTTCGGAGTATGACGATGAGGAAGCCGATGATATTGAAGATGATTTTGATAGTCATATCATGTTGCCTTCTAAATATGATATAAATGATTATCACATTATGGAAGAATTCATTTGGAATCTTAAAGATGAAGGGCAACAAAGCCAACTTGAGAATGCCATTAATGGTCGCGGAGCATTTCACTATTTTCGTAATTTAGTTGACCAATTTGGCATCACACAAGAATGGTACGATTTTCAAGATGCAACTTATAAAAATATTGCTTGTGCGTGGTGTGAGGAAAATAAGCTTAATATTATAGATAAATGA
- a CDS encoding glycerophosphodiester phosphodiesterase family protein produces the protein MKVNPSKFLKKLHQNKFLIIVHRGSHGGNIIENTSDAVKVSQLQHADIVEMDISMSTDNDFFVFHDGGEKRLLDENRNIQELSTAEINSKHFRNALGDTISKSVETFDYFYNHINHDVFLNIDRSWDYWDTFLPELDNYEVMREYFILKSPVKREYLEKLNNHSVQYLYFPIVTNVEELEVLADYPNLNIVGFEIIEKGLRFELVNAPSFDKYRNGDYMFLSNSIRLNDKNVLFGGLDDNLALLSGMDQSWTKTLDFGINAIQTDWPDVLNEYRSHLI, from the coding sequence ATGAAAGTTAATCCGAGTAAATTTTTAAAGAAACTACATCAGAATAAATTCTTAATTATTGTTCATCGTGGTTCACATGGTGGAAACATTATTGAGAATACGAGCGACGCGGTTAAAGTTTCACAACTGCAACATGCTGATATTGTTGAGATGGATATTTCTATGTCGACTGATAACGACTTCTTCGTTTTCCACGATGGGGGAGAAAAACGTCTTTTGGATGAAAATCGTAATATTCAAGAGCTTTCGACAGCTGAGATTAACTCTAAACATTTTAGAAATGCTTTAGGCGATACGATTTCTAAGTCTGTCGAAACGTTCGATTATTTCTATAACCATATAAATCATGATGTCTTCTTAAATATTGATCGATCATGGGATTATTGGGATACGTTCTTGCCAGAGCTAGATAATTATGAAGTGATGCGAGAATACTTTATCTTGAAATCACCAGTTAAACGTGAGTATTTAGAAAAACTGAATAATCATTCGGTGCAATATTTATATTTTCCGATTGTCACCAATGTAGAGGAATTAGAAGTTCTAGCTGATTATCCTAATTTGAATATTGTTGGATTTGAAATTATTGAAAAAGGTTTACGTTTTGAACTAGTTAATGCACCGTCTTTTGATAAATATCGCAATGGTGATTACATGTTTCTTAGCAACAGTATCAGATTGAATGATAAGAATGTTTTGTTTGGCGGATTGGACGACAATTTAGCACTATTGTCAGGGATGGATCAAAGCTGGACGAAAACACTAGATTTTGGAATCAATGCGATTCAAACTGATTGGCCAGATGTATTGAACGAGTACAGAAGTCATTTAATTTAA
- a CDS encoding NAD-dependent protein deacetylase, whose translation MIFYEQLVLQAQQSFQSNYSTYAQGKTPIKLSTKQPEKYETQIDQFSKMLNDAEYVVIGGASGLSAAGGGDFYYTDTPSFYENFGKFSEKYGFKGAFAGMQYPFPNRETYWGYLATFLHTTLNAPVRQPYQDLATILQDKDFDIVTTNQDTQFIKEFDETKVSEIQGDHRFFQCSNACTDDVWDATKSIDQMIQAMGDDTQIPTDLIPHCPHCGAEAFPWVRGYGNFLEGKKYQEEYTKISNALLSHQGAKTLFIELGVGRMTPMFIQEPFWTLSYNLPNASYISVNRDNAFLPEQLENKGLAMQNDIAKVLHDVRNQLVEAKNDK comes from the coding sequence ATGATTTTTTATGAACAACTAGTTTTACAAGCACAACAAAGTTTTCAGAGTAACTATTCCACCTATGCGCAAGGAAAGACGCCCATAAAATTAAGCACTAAACAACCTGAAAAATATGAAACACAAATTGATCAATTTAGCAAAATGCTTAACGATGCAGAATATGTTGTAATCGGTGGTGCATCAGGATTATCAGCTGCTGGTGGCGGTGATTTCTATTACACTGATACGCCATCATTTTATGAAAATTTCGGAAAGTTTTCAGAGAAATATGGTTTTAAAGGTGCTTTCGCTGGTATGCAATATCCCTTCCCTAATCGTGAAACTTACTGGGGATACTTAGCAACATTTTTACATACAACTTTGAATGCCCCAGTCAGACAACCGTATCAGGATCTAGCAACAATTTTACAAGATAAAGATTTTGATATTGTAACTACTAATCAGGATACACAATTTATAAAAGAATTTGACGAGACTAAAGTTTCTGAAATTCAGGGAGACCACCGTTTCTTTCAATGTTCTAACGCTTGTACCGATGATGTTTGGGATGCAACTAAATCAATCGACCAAATGATCCAAGCTATGGGTGATGACACTCAGATACCGACTGACTTAATTCCCCATTGTCCACACTGTGGTGCTGAAGCGTTCCCATGGGTTCGTGGCTATGGTAATTTTTTGGAAGGAAAAAAATACCAAGAAGAATATACTAAGATTTCCAATGCACTTTTAAGTCATCAAGGTGCTAAAACATTATTCATTGAACTTGGAGTTGGACGTATGACACCTATGTTCATTCAAGAACCCTTCTGGACTTTAAGCTACAATTTACCAAACGCTAGTTATATTTCCGTAAATCGTGACAATGCCTTTTTACCTGAACAACTAGAAAACAAAGGTTTAGCCATGCAAAACGATATTGCTAAAGTATTACACGACGTCCGAAACCAGTTAGTTGAGGCTAAAAATGACAAGTAA
- a CDS encoding TetR/AcrR family transcriptional regulator: MTNINRKIDRRTLYTVQIVKDSFLKLVEENGYSKITVAKLCRRSDITRTTFYLHFDNITAVLNAVLDDALDFQLVSENGPFNDESFIPACQRVAKSGKYQALFMDSNLTEYIIGRIYSHEKDRMIPDIMKKTNLNQKDADLMFQYTLRGSFYVNYQHHWQRTADWKHDVKLMNYFVESGYKAFHER, translated from the coding sequence ATGACAAATATAAACAGAAAAATTGATCGTAGAACCTTGTACACCGTACAAATAGTGAAGGATTCATTTTTGAAATTAGTTGAAGAGAATGGATATTCAAAAATAACTGTAGCAAAGTTATGTCGAAGGTCCGATATTACACGAACGACCTTTTACTTGCATTTTGATAATATAACCGCAGTGTTAAATGCGGTATTAGATGATGCACTTGATTTTCAGTTAGTTTCTGAAAATGGACCATTTAACGATGAGTCATTTATTCCAGCATGTCAAAGAGTGGCTAAGTCTGGTAAATATCAGGCTTTGTTCATGGACTCTAATTTGACCGAATATATTATCGGCCGAATTTATTCACATGAAAAGGACAGAATGATTCCAGATATTATGAAGAAGACTAATCTCAATCAAAAAGATGCTGATTTGATGTTTCAATACACTTTGCGTGGTTCATTTTACGTAAATTATCAACATCATTGGCAAAGAACAGCCGACTGGAAACACGATGTAAAATTAATGAATTATTTTGTGGAAAGTGGTTATAAAGCCTTTCATGAACGTTAA
- the ribD gene encoding bifunctional diaminohydroxyphosphoribosylaminopyrimidine deaminase/5-amino-6-(5-phosphoribosylamino)uracil reductase RibD — protein MTDQQYLEIAINQAKKGLGQTWQNPLVGAVIVKNGQILAKGYHHRFGENHAEIDAISHLKNEKEAAGATIYVTLEPCSHQGKTPPCVNKIIELGFKRVVIGQIDPNPLVAGKSVERLKQHNIQVTNLDNSESLNPAYNFYFQNQRPLITLKYAMSLDGKINQKDGYRTMLTGKDTFQDTQKLRQMNQAILIGENTLKVDDPKLTIRSNPAFPPFRIVLIHNAQKLDLQQAIFQTKGPIYILTNHKNEQVLPENIHVLVDEVWTPRKIIDFLTQQGIQSLLIEGGSHIHADFVKSNLVDNLIVYIAPKLIGGTGLPSVWGPGISEMMNFKFKQITQLGSDIKISAKRVY, from the coding sequence TTGACAGATCAGCAGTATTTAGAAATAGCAATAAACCAAGCAAAAAAAGGATTGGGTCAGACTTGGCAAAATCCTTTAGTTGGTGCAGTTATTGTTAAAAATGGTCAGATTTTAGCGAAAGGTTATCACCATCGTTTTGGTGAGAATCATGCTGAAATTGATGCCATTAGTCATTTAAAAAATGAGAAAGAGGCCGCTGGAGCGACAATTTATGTGACCTTAGAACCTTGTAGCCATCAAGGAAAGACACCACCATGCGTCAATAAAATAATTGAACTGGGATTTAAGCGCGTAGTTATTGGTCAAATTGATCCTAATCCACTGGTTGCGGGAAAAAGTGTTGAACGTCTGAAACAGCATAATATTCAAGTAACCAATTTGGATAATAGTGAATCACTGAACCCAGCTTATAATTTTTATTTTCAAAATCAGCGGCCACTCATTACTTTGAAGTATGCCATGTCATTGGATGGAAAAATCAATCAAAAAGATGGTTACCGCACTATGTTAACTGGCAAGGATACCTTTCAAGATACTCAAAAATTACGACAGATGAACCAAGCTATCTTGATTGGCGAAAACACTTTGAAAGTTGATGATCCTAAATTAACAATACGGTCGAATCCAGCATTTCCACCTTTTAGGATTGTATTGATTCATAATGCTCAAAAATTAGATTTACAACAAGCCATTTTTCAGACAAAGGGTCCCATCTATATTTTGACTAATCACAAAAATGAACAAGTTTTACCAGAAAACATTCACGTTTTAGTTGATGAAGTTTGGACGCCACGAAAAATTATTGATTTTTTGACCCAACAAGGAATTCAATCTTTGCTGATTGAAGGCGGCAGTCATATTCATGCCGACTTTGTTAAAAGTAATTTAGTCGATAATTTAATTGTCTATATTGCGCCGAAGTTGATTGGGGGAACTGGGTTACCAAGTGTTTGGGGACCAGGAATTTCCGAGATGATGAATTTCAAGTTCAAACAAATTACTCAATTAGGATCAGATATCAAAATTTCTGCAAAGAGGGTGTATTGA
- a CDS encoding riboflavin synthase — MFTGIVKGQGKIVQLQDNHGTEQIRIASSLIDPENFAIGESISINGVCLTITKFQNNDFWVDAMPETLKRTTFDELQLNSLVNLEPALQVTERLNGHFLLGHVDTTAVVTKIEEQSSSKVFTLKIDSSQMPFIVEKGSIGIDGVSLTVVAVGSDWFQVALIPYTLKETILGQLKSGEKVNIETDILGKYVVKMNNEVVDYE; from the coding sequence ATGTTTACAGGAATCGTCAAAGGACAAGGAAAAATCGTGCAACTGCAAGATAATCATGGAACTGAACAAATTAGGATTGCATCATCATTGATTGACCCTGAGAATTTTGCAATTGGTGAAAGTATTTCGATCAACGGAGTATGTTTAACGATTACTAAATTTCAAAATAACGACTTCTGGGTTGATGCCATGCCAGAAACTTTAAAGAGAACTACTTTCGATGAGCTGCAATTGAACAGTCTAGTTAACTTGGAACCGGCTCTACAAGTGACGGAACGCTTGAACGGCCATTTTCTCTTAGGACACGTTGATACGACAGCTGTAGTAACTAAAATTGAAGAACAGTCGAGTTCTAAGGTATTTACTTTAAAAATAGATTCTAGCCAAATGCCATTTATTGTCGAAAAAGGTTCTATTGGAATAGACGGTGTCAGCTTAACGGTTGTTGCTGTTGGATCAGACTGGTTTCAAGTAGCCTTGATTCCTTACACGTTAAAAGAAACAATCTTAGGACAATTGAAATCCGGAGAAAAAGTAAACATTGAGACTGATATCTTAGGTAAATATGTCGTGAAAATGAATAATGAGGTAGTTGACTATGAGTAA